The Candidatus Desulfarcum epimagneticum region ATGGCGGAGAAAACGGCGTCCGGGAAAATATGAACATGGGTGTCAATGACCGGGGGGAGACCGGCGGGGACGTTTTCCCCTTCCGGATCGTTGATAAAAGACATATTCGGTTTCAACATGGCGCCGCCGCGCTCAATTTCTTTTGCATTGTTTTTTTAATGCGCCCAAACCCAAAAGCCCCCGGCCCCAAAAAAGGGGAAGGGGGCTTTTGAACAAAATCAAAAAATGACAAACTAGTAAAAAATTACGGGACAGCGTCGTAAAAAATCAGCCCACTTTCAGAACCAGCGCGCCCGCGGTGTCGCCGGCCGCGCAACCCGCGAAAAGGAGATAGCCGCCGCCGGACATGGCCACTTCCTCGATTCCCTCGATGATGCAGCGCCCGGCTGTGGGGGCCTGGGGATGGCCGAAGACCAGGGAGCTTCCGTAATTGTTGAATCCGTTCACGTCCACGCCCATTTCCTTGGCGAGATAGATGTCGTTTCCGGCGAAAGGATTGTGGGTCTTGATGGCCTTCACATCCCCCACGCCGATCCCGGCCTTGTCCAGGGCCATTTGCGCGGCGGGAACCACGGCGGCGGCCATGAAGCCCTTCTTGGTCCTTTCATAGCCGTATGACACCACCTGGATCTCCGGGCCGCCGTCCTCGCCCAGCTCCTTTGCCTTGTCCCTTGTGGTCACGATCATTCCGGCGTTTCCGTCGGCCGGATGGGTCTGGGCGCCGAAGGTGTGAACCCCGTCTTTTATAACCGGGCGAAGCTTTTCCAGGCCCTCGCGGGTGGTGGGAAAAACGCCCTCGTCGGCCTCCACCGTGAGGGTCTTTTTCCTGGACACCTGAATTTCAACCGGGAACATGTAACGTTTCTGGAAGGCGCGGTCATCGGCCAGGGCGTCCAGGTACTGCTCGTAGCGCCGCAGGGCCACATCGTCGCATTCCTGACGGGTGATGCCCGCCTCGGCCGACACGTTCTCCGCGGTCTGGATCATGGCGCCGCCGGCCCAGGGGTCTTTGCTGAAGTGGTCCATCATCCAGTTTTCAGACTCCACCTCTCCGCCGGGACCCTTGGGGTTGGGCCAGATGGTGTGGGGGCCGTTGGAGCAGCGGTCGGTCATGAGGCAGTACGGCGCCTCATACAGGCCGTTCTCAACGCCCATGGCCGCCTGGAAAATACAGGTGGTGGAGGTGGAGCAGGCCTGCATGAGGGTCACGCCCGGAATTCCCGGGGCCCCCATGAGCGCCGCGGCCCAGGTGCTGCCGTAAAAGACGTAATGCTGGCCGATGGTGATGCCCAGGAAAAGATAATCCAGCATGCCCGGATCCCAGTTCTTTTCCGCGATCCAGCGCTTGGACGTCTCCGATCCCAGCACGATGGAATTTTCAGTGGACATGCTCCCCTGCCACCTGGCGAAGGGAGTGGAATAGTAGCCTTTGTATGGAATGTAAGCTTTTGTCAACATACTGTGTTCGTCTCCTGTCTGTTTAGACGGCGTCGTAAAAATCCGATCTACTGCGTTTCAGCGTTTTTTTGTTCCTTCGGCATACTATATGTATGGCCTCAGTCTCAAAAAACCACTGCGCCTTGTATATCGAATTTTTACGACGCCGTCTGATCCATTTTTACAAGTTTATTAAAATATACTTTTTTAAACCCGGGAAGCCTCCTGCCCGGCGTATCGCTCCCGAAGAATCCGATGCAGAATCTTGCCGGTCTGGGTTCGGGGCATCTCTTCTTCTTCTATAAAAATAACCTGTTTGGGGCGTTTGTAAGCGGCGAGCTTTTCGCGGCACAGCTCCATGATCGTCCCTTCGTCCATCCCGGACCGGCCGGATTTGGGGATCGTCACGGCCACGACCTTCTCCCCCCATTTCTCATCCGGAAGGCTGATGACGGCCACGTCGAACACGCCGTCATGGGAGCCGATGACCTCCTCCACCTCGCTGGGGTACACATGCTCCCCGCCGGTGATGATCATGTTGTCTTTTCGGTCCACGATCTCAAAGAAACCGTCCTCCATGCGCCGCGCCATGTCGCCGGCGGAAAACCATTCCCCCTGAAAGGACGAGGCGGTTTTTTCCGGCATCTTGTAATACCCGTCAAAGAGCATGGGGCCCCGGGAAAACAGCTCCCCCACCTCCCCGTCCGGGACTTCGTCGCCGTTTTCGTCCAGGATCTTCACAAAATCCGTCCCCAGGGTCTCCATGCCGATGGAGCCCAGTTTCTCCATCTGACGCTCGGGTTTCAGGATGGTCACGATCCCGGCCTCCGAAGAGCCGTATCCTTCGTACAGCTCCACGCCTTTAAAGAAATCCATGATGGCCAGCTTCATGCTTTTCCGGACAGGCGCCGAGGAGCACAGCAGTTTTTTCACCGAGCCGACATCGCGCCGTTTCTCTTCCTCCGAAGCGTTCATGATGATATTGTAATGGGTGGGAATCAGGGAGATGAAGCTGACCTTTTTGTCTTCGACAATGGACAAAACCTCCCCGGCCCTGAAGGACCTGGCCGGGTGAAGGAGCGCCGAGGCCCCGATATAGAGGAAAATAAAGGTGAAAAAAGTGGAGTTGATGTGAAAAAGGGGCATGACGTTCATGCACACATCATGCTCGGTGAATCCGAAATCCACCGCGTTGATGAGATAAAAGGCGATGTGGGACTCATGGGACCGAAGAACCCCTTTGGGTTTGCCGGTGGTGCCCGACGTGTAGATCAAAATCCACGTGTCTTTGGGCTCCACCCGGACATCCGGCTCGTCTGCGGACCCGCCGGCCATAAACGAGTCATACTCCCTCCAGCCCCGGGCGGCCTTTCCCGCGACCACGAAATTCTCCGGGGGTATTTTGGGCAGATCCGACCGGATGCCGTCAATGACCGGGACAAACTCCTCGTCCGCCGCCAGGGCTTTGGCGTCGGAATGATCCACGATGTGCTGAATCTCGCGCCCCACCAGGCGGAAATTGACCGGCACGATGACAAGGCCGGTCTTGGCGGCGGCCAGGTACATCTCCACGATCTCGATGGTGTTTTCCATGCACACCGCCACCCGGTCCCCCTTTTCAAGACCCAGGGACAAAAGGCTGTGGGAAAGCCGGTTCACCCGTGTGTTCAGCTCCGCGTACGTAAAGGACCGGTTTGGGTCCATCAGGGCCGTTTTATCGGCGAATTTTTTCGCGTTGACCTTTAAATTCTGTCCCAGATTCAACCAGTGGGCCATCTTTTTTTCATTCTCCTTTTTTGATCATGATCCTGGCGTCCACGGCGCTCGCGCCGTCTTCATAGGCCATGACGGGGTTGAGGTCCATCTCGGCGATCTCTGGATGGTCCGAAACCAGTTGGGAAAGGCGCAGGATCAGCTCCTCAATGGCGGACTTGTCCACGCCCTTTGAGCCCCGGACCCCGTCCAGAAGCGCCGCGCCCTGGATGGAGGACAGCATGTCTGCGGCCTCGGCGTCCGACACCGGGGCCAGGTTGAAAATCACGTCCTTCATAATCTCCACAAACACCCCGCCCAGGCCGAACATGACCATGTGGCCCAGGCCCTCCTCGGCCTTGGCGCCCAGGATGACCTCCAGGCCGGCGGGCGCCTGTTTCTGGACAAAAAACGCCAGGTCGCCGGCGTCGATGTTTTTCTTCATCTTTTCCGCCGCCTTTAAAACCGCGTCGGCGTCATTCAAATCAAGGGCCACGCCCCCCATGTCGCTTTTGTGAA contains the following coding sequences:
- a CDS encoding Acetyl-CoA acetyltransferase, yielding MLTKAYIPYKGYYSTPFARWQGSMSTENSIVLGSETSKRWIAEKNWDPGMLDYLFLGITIGQHYVFYGSTWAAALMGAPGIPGVTLMQACSTSTTCIFQAAMGVENGLYEAPYCLMTDRCSNGPHTIWPNPKGPGGEVESENWMMDHFSKDPWAGGAMIQTAENVSAEAGITRQECDDVALRRYEQYLDALADDRAFQKRYMFPVEIQVSRKKTLTVEADEGVFPTTREGLEKLRPVIKDGVHTFGAQTHPADGNAGMIVTTRDKAKELGEDGGPEIQVVSYGYERTKKGFMAAAVVPAAQMALDKAGIGVGDVKAIKTHNPFAGNDIYLAKEMGVDVNGFNNYGSSLVFGHPQAPTAGRCIIEGIEEVAMSGGGYLLFAGCAAGDTAGALVLKVG
- a CDS encoding Long-chain fatty acid--CoA ligase: MAHWLNLGQNLKVNAKKFADKTALMDPNRSFTYAELNTRVNRLSHSLLSLGLEKGDRVAVCMENTIEIVEMYLAAAKTGLVIVPVNFRLVGREIQHIVDHSDAKALAADEEFVPVIDGIRSDLPKIPPENFVVAGKAARGWREYDSFMAGGSADEPDVRVEPKDTWILIYTSGTTGKPKGVLRSHESHIAFYLINAVDFGFTEHDVCMNVMPLFHINSTFFTFIFLYIGASALLHPARSFRAGEVLSIVEDKKVSFISLIPTHYNIIMNASEEEKRRDVGSVKKLLCSSAPVRKSMKLAIMDFFKGVELYEGYGSSEAGIVTILKPERQMEKLGSIGMETLGTDFVKILDENGDEVPDGEVGELFSRGPMLFDGYYKMPEKTASSFQGEWFSAGDMARRMEDGFFEIVDRKDNMIITGGEHVYPSEVEEVIGSHDGVFDVAVISLPDEKWGEKVVAVTIPKSGRSGMDEGTIMELCREKLAAYKRPKQVIFIEEEEMPRTQTGKILHRILRERYAGQEASRV